From Malacoplasma iowae:
GAACTACCTAAATAAATTTCAATTTCTTGAAGTTCTGAAGGTAATTTTAAATCATTAATAGTATTTCTTTGACCTAATAATGTTAATTTTTGAACTGATTCTGGTAATACTAATTTTGATAAATCTGTATCTTGGCTAATTCCTTTAATAGTTACAAATTGAATATCAGAATTAGTTTTTAAGAAACTATTAATTGATTCAATTGATGTATCACTAAGTCCTAAATTGAATTGAACAGCACTAACTGTTTCTTGTTTTAATTGTTTGAAAACTGTTTTTAACACAGCACTAGCATTATAAGAAAATTTTTCCCCATAATTTATAGATGGTGTTGAAATTTCTCAACCTCTATATATACCTTTTTGAATTTCACTATATGTTCTTTCTGATGTGTAATAGTGTTCTTTTGTATCCAATATTGGCATCAAAGTTCTATTGTTATGGTACTCTGATGAACTATATCTTGATACAGTATCTCCACTTTCTAAATAAGTTTCAACATAACCTGATGTATATTTAGGAGTAATTGAATCCTTTCCTAAATTAATTTCTTTGTTATAAGTTCCAACAGGTTTAGTACCATCGCTAATAAATGCTTGTGTACTTATGTTTGAATTTTGTTGTACTACTGCTGAAAAAGTTAGTTTGTCACCAGTAACAACTGTTCCATTAGTTTTGTAATTAATATTTTCATTATTATTTACATTAACACTTGTATTTTGTGTATTTGTTGTAGCAACATATACACCTACTCCAGCACCCATAGCAATAACACTTGCTGAAGTTAACAAGATTTTAAATTTTTTTTTCATATTTTATATCCTCTCTTGCTTTAATTGATTGTAACCGTTATTAAATATAAATCAACTATACAAGCAAAAAAGAAAATAAAATATCTTTAACAAAATTTTAGAAATTAAAGATATTTTATGCTCGATTTACATGTGAAGTGCAACACTCAAAAAAGAGTGTGCACTTCATTTGTTTTGTTTGTAAGTGTTCACTAATAAAAAGATAATGAATATTAGGAGTGCTTATGAAAACTTATAAACATTTAACAAAAGAAGAAAGATGCTTAATTTATTTTCTTTGAAATAAAGAAAAATATTCTATGAATAAGATTGCAAAAATCTTAAATAAAAACAAATCAACAATATCAAGAGAATTAAAAAGAAACACATCTTCAACAGGGATTTATTATTCATCAACTGCTCACAAAAAATACATTAGAAGAAAATCAAATTGTCATATGTTTTTTATGTTGAAGTACAAAAACTTCACAGATCTTTTTATTCAAAAATTTAATCCTAAATCTCATGGTGTAGAAGCTACAATTTTTTGAATAAAAGAAAACTATCCGTTAGTTAAAGTTCCAAGTGCTAGGCAAGTATTTAGATGAATCAATAGCAAGATTTGAAAGATACAAAGAAGAGATTGTTTAAGAAGAAAATATGTTAAAGGAAAAAGAAGAAAAATAGGTATATTTTCTAAAATTGATGGAAAATACTGCATTCCTTATAGTCTAAGACCAGAAAAGATAAACAATAGAAAAGAATTTGGACATTGAGAAGCTGATCTAATAGTTAGTAAAAGGCAAAGTGGTTATTACCACTTATTGACATTAGTGGAAAGAAAAACAAGGTTGGCAATTATTAGAAAAATAAAAGGGAAGAACGCTAGATCAATGATGGCTAAAATGTATACCATTATTCGAGATGAAAAACTCCCAATAAAAAGCATTACTGTTGATAATGGGTTAGAGTTTCAAATGATGGGAATAACTGCAAAACAATTCAACTTTAAAGTTTATTATTGCCAACCTTATTCTTCATTCCAAAGAGGGTCCAACGAGAACATAAATGGGATAGTTAGAAGATGATATAAAAAAGGAACTGACTTCAGTTTAGTAAGTGAAGATAAAATAAAAACTCTTGAATGAAAAGTAAACAACATCCCAAGAAAAATGTTTGGTTATAAAACAGCTTACCAAATGTATCAAGAAAATATTTAAAACAAAAAAACTCTCAACTTATATTTCAAAGTCGAGAGTTTAATGTAACATTGAAGTGTTGCACTTCACATGTCAGTTAGGGATAAAATATCTTTAACAAAATTTTAGAAATTAAAGATATTTTATTTTATTAAATGTTTTTATATATTTTTATTTTGTTTTTAAATTTATCAATATCTTCATTTTTTGCTAACCACATGCTGCATGAAGTTCCAATTGATAAAGAAGTGGCTTTTAAAAGTGAATCATAAACATTATTTGTATTCTTATACAAACACACAAAACTGCTAATCAATGTATCACCAGCACCAACAGTACTTTTAATACCTTGTATTTCATCTATTTTTACTTTATAAAAAGTGTTATTTTTAGTTAATAAATAACTACCATCTTTCCCATTAGAAACCATAACGTTCTTACATCCTAATGAAATTAATTTTTTCATTGAATTAAGAATATCATTTTCACTATTAATTGTTATATTTAACATTCTCTGTAACTCATCAACATTAGGTTTAATGATAAATGGTTTATATTTTAAAACTTCTAAATTATTTTCTAAATCAACATCCAATACAAATTCAACATTGTTTTTATTTAAAGCATCCACAAGTTTTATAAGATGGTCTTGTTTACACACACCCATTATAAAAACTATGTCATCTTTATTAAAACAACTTATAAAAGCTAGCAATTCATTAATTCTATTTTCAGATATGTTAGTTCTTGGACCATTTATTTCAAACGAATTATTATCACCAAAATATTTGACATTAATTCTTGTATTATCTTCTACTTCAAAATTTATTACTTCTAAATTTTCTTGTTTAAGTAAATCATAAAAAAAGTTTTTAGTTTTACCTCCAGTAAAAGTTATCACTCTTGAATCAAAACCAATTCTTTTTAAAACAACAGAAGCATTTATACCTTTACCACCACAAAAAATATCAAAATCATTAATTCTATTTAATCCATATGAATTAAATTCTTTATTACTTTTTATTACATAATCAATCGATGGAGAAAAAGTTATTGTATATATCATTTTTGATTGTTTTCTTTATAAAAATAATTTTTAACACTAAATTTACTTGATTGATTATCTTTTTTATTTATTTTTCAAAATGGTTTAATTGCTGATTGTTCAACTTTTTCATCTTTCTTTATTGGATCTTGCTTTTTTGTTAATGTTCTATTAAGAATTCATATTATTAACATTGATATAAGACTACCTACGATAATTGAAACAAGGTAAAGACCAATACCAGCTCCAATAGCTATAGATTTATTAACCACTCCAAATAAACTTGTTTGTACTAATGGAAACACAAACACACCACCATGTGGAGCATTTAAAGTAATTTGGAAACTACCAACCAATAATCCAGTAATTGCACCACCTACTATGTTTGCTGGAATCATTACTTTTGGTTTTTCTGCTGTAAATGGAATTGCCCCTTCTGATACAAATGAAATACCCATTATGTAATTTGTTAAAGCTGCTTGTCTTTGTTCTTTATCAAATATATTTTTAAAGAATGTTGCAGCTAAAGCTATTCCTAATGGTGGAACCATACCAGAAGCCATTGATGCCGCCATAGCTACAGTTCCATTACCTGTATTGATAGAATTATCTTGAAGAGTTGCAATTGAGAATAAATAAGCCGCCTTATTAATTGGACCACCTAAGTCAAATGCCATCATTATACCAATTAGCAATCCTAATAGTGGTAATAGATAAGATTGTGAATTAATTAATGAAAGTAATTTAGAAAATCCTCAATTTAAGAATATTAAAGGAATATTACAAATTCAGAATATTGCTGCAATTAATAAAGTTCCAATTAATGGAATAAATAAAATGTTTTTAATTCCATTAAGTGATTGTGGAAGTTTAACAAACACATACTTACATAAAACAATAATTATTACAGATGTTAAAATTGCACCACCAATTGCACCAAAGAAACCGCTTGATACTTCGCTATTAGCAAATCAATCAACTGTACCTTTTTCAATATCAATATTAAATAAGAATTTACCGTTTGATATAAACCCACAAACAAAACCTGGCAATAGTCCGAATTTACCAACAAGACCAAAACACATGTATGCACAAAGAATTGGTACCAATAAATCAAATGAAATTCCACCTAATCTTTTAAATCATTTAGCAGCATCATTAACTTCACCATAAAAATCATTACCAGCATTATTAATATCAATTAAAAAAGCAAGAGCTATCATAATACCACCAAACACAACAAACGGCAGCATATATGAAACACCATTCATTATTCCTTTATATATTCTTTTTCCAAATCCTTTAAAAGACATCATGTCAGAAGAATCATCAAATTTTGAAGATGGATTTGATGCATGTTTAGATCCAGACATTGTTTTGCCTTCTTTGTTTAAAATTCTATTAATCTCTTTTTTAGGGTCTTTTATTACAGCTTTTGTACCCATTTCAAGTACATTTTCTTTTCCGCTAAATCTTGATAAATCTACCACTTTATCAACAGCTATAATAACACCTTTTGCATTATTAATTTCTTCTTGAGTTAGTACATTTTTTGGACCTTCTGTTCCTTGAGTTTCAACCTTTATTTTTATACCCATTTCTTTTGCAGCCTTTTCAAGACTTTGAGCTGCCATAAATGTATGTGCTATTCCTGTAGGACATGCTGTAATAGCAACAACATCATATACATTTTCTTGGGTATTAGCATTTTTATCAGATTCATTATTTTTAGTATTTTGATTATCATTTGATAACAAAGTTATAAGTTCTTTGAAAGTGTTTATTTTTAGTAAATTGTCTATAAAACTTTCATCCATGAATCTTCTTGATAAATTAGCAATAACTTCAAGATGAGAATTTTCTCCTGAATTTTGATCAAGTGCAATAAAAAATATAACTTCAACTTTTTGACCATCAAGGGATTGTCAATCCATTGGTTTAACTTTTGCAAACAAAATTACTGGAGTTTTCATAACATTATCCCTAATATGTGGGATAGCAATTTTGTTACCAATTCCAGTTGAAAATTCATTTTCTCTAGCCATTGCTTTTTCTAAAACAATTTTAGAGTCTAAAGCATAACCTTTTTCTTTTAAAACATTCGAGAAAAAAGTTAATGCTTCTTTCTTATCTTTAAATGTTTCATTAATTATAAAAAGATCATCTTTTAAAAAATCTTTTATATCCATTTTAAACCTCATAAAAAAATTTCCCAAGAAATATTATATGTTTAAAATAGAAATATTATAAATAAGTTTAAGATAAAAAATTATAAAAATGCAATTTCACAACTTTTATTATTAATTTTTAAGCTGCTTTTTGTACTTTATTTTTTCTTTTTTTTAGTAAAATAACTTCTTTTGAAATTATTACAAGATGTGAAAATAAGTAAACAACTGCAATGAATATGAAACTATTTAAGAAAAATTGTTCAGGTAGTATCTTTATAATTGGGTCTACAGTTGGATCAAAAACTCAATTATCTTTCCCTTTAAAAAATATTTTATGAAAAATTATAAATGCTTTTTCAAAATCTAGTTAAACTAAAAACACAATTAACAATATCAATATTAATGAAATAATTGAAACTAAAAATCCAATACTTTTATTTAAAACTTTAACTAAAAATTTATTTTTTATTCTTCAATTAACAATAACAAAAACTAAACAAATTATAGATGTAACTATCAAAATTGAAAGATCAATCATAAATAATACTTTTGTATCTTGGAAATGTTCTTTTCCTTCTTGAGAATATTTAAATACTCCAAGATCAAAACCAGCTCATGGAAATGTTAAATAATCTAATAATTTATTATATGAGTAAACTATATCATTATATGAATATCCACTAATTTCACTAATGTTTAAGGTTTTTATTTGTACAAAATAAAATCATCTATTTAATACTGGCATAGCAATAGAAAATGAAAGTAAAAATAAAAATAATGATATGAAAAAAATTATACTTAAAGATCATTTTAATATTTTATTTGATTTTTTTTGTTTCATAATTAGAATTCTTTTTTTATATCTTTATATTATATATTAAAGTTTTTTGCAATTTTATTGTTATGTTTAATATATATTATTTTTATTAATAAAAGCTTCCTAGTTCAAAACTAAGAAGCTTAAATAATTTATTAATTTATAAAATTATATGTTAACAATAATACCAGAAGTCACATTAAAACCTAATGATGATGAGCAAAGAATTTTTCTTGTTACTTGGTCTAACATTGATACTGTAAAAGAAAAATAACCATCACTTTTTGCTTTAAATTTTATCTTTTTATTCTCAACAATAGAAACTTCACTATTAGTTGAATGATAAGTTATTGAATAAGTGTATTTATCAAAATTTGGATCATCTGATGAAGCATCAAATGTTGTTACATAATCTTGATTTACTACCATATTTTTTTCACTAAATGGATTTATTTTAATTTCATATTTATAACCTTTAACTGGTTTATTTGAAGAATTATTAAATTCTTTTGTAAGAATATATGGTGTAGTAGTTGCAACAGAAACAGAAACTATAGCAGCTGATGTTAATGTTAATCCACCAATAAGATATTTAATTTTTTTAGAAGTACCCATACCTTTTTTATTCATACCAACTCTTTCCAAACTACAATTATTAATTAAAATTAATTAGTTTTTAATCACTTAAAAACTAATAATATTTTAAGATTTTTTTATAAGAAATTAAAGCGCGAAATAAAATATTTTTTTAAAAATTTATTTTTGTAAATATTTTTAACAAAATTTATTAATTTTGATTTGGTAAATTTTACTTATAAAAATCCAAAAAGTTTCCATTATCCCAATTGGTAATATTGATATGGGATTTATCTGAAAAAAATTTATTTTTAGGCAACATAAAATAATCATATTTATAAGATGATGAAGCAAATAAACTATCATCCCAAGTTGGATCAAATCATGTTCATTTTTCATTGTCATAAATTGCATTTCATGCGTGCAATCCACTTGAATCAGATTGGCCTGGAACAGCATTTGTGTAAACATATCCTGTTATGTAAACATTTTGAATATTGAAAATATTAGCTATATAACTAAATGTCATAGCATAACCTTGACACAAAACTTTATTTTCAATAAACCCAATTATATTACTACTGTTTTGATTCAATTGACCATATGAAACTTCTGGTAATAATAATTTGTAGATTAAATAAACTTTTTGTTCAACACTTAATTTATCATTAAATTCTTTAAAATTGCTATCTATTGAGTTAAAAGTAAAACTTGTATTAAACTCATTATTAATTCACTCAACATTTTTTGACAAAACATTGTTAATTTTATTTTTAACATTTATAAGATTTTTATATGAATCATTAGGAAACAAAAATGAGTAATAATTATTTTTATAATTTTGATTTGTTTCTAAATCAATAATTTTGCCATCATTATTTTCTGGCAATATTGTTTTTATTGGTGTTGAATTTGATGGTTCTATATAAATAAAGTTATATTTCCCATTATTAGCACAATTTATAGTTGCAGGGAAATTGTATAAAGTTATCAATTCTTGAGATAAATTATTTAAAAATTTTTGATTTATTAATTTAATGTCAATATTTGTTTTTTGTTCGATTATACCTTGTAACTTTAATCCGCTTGTTGTTAATTTAGGGTAATAAGAATCAACTTGATCAACTGCAAAATATAAATTATTTTCTCTATTTTCTAAAAGTTTTATCGTTTCTAAATAAAAACTTTTTTCAATTTCATTTGATTTGTTATACAAATAACTATTTTTGATTTTTTCATTTAAATTAATTGAATTTAATGAATTATTAAAATCTAGTGATAAATAATATTCTTTATTCAGGTAAGTAACTTGTTGATTATCAGTGTTGAACTCTATTGTGTTATCTTGAATTTGATATTCATAATTTTTCGAATTACTTTTTTTAAATTTTTTTACAAATGTATTTGGTTTGAATTTAAAACTTAAATAATTTGTTAATGAGGTATTTATATAAGGATAAATAGTTAAGTTATTTAAATCAAAAGTAACAATATATTCTTCAATATCACCTTTTGATCTTTTTTCAAAAATTAAGCTAGTGTTAAATTCTTTTATATAAATTAAATCATATGAAATAGTTAATACATTACCATTAGTTTCTATTTTTGGAATTGTTTTTTGTATTGTTGATCCCTTTGAATTTATATAAGTTTTAAAATAGTTATTAACTACTTGAATAACCAATTCTTTTTTAAAATCATAATTTAATGAATTTACAAAATTTTTTCCAATTTCTTTTATTTCATCAAAAGAGTAATTTTTGTTTGATTGAATTCTTCCTGTTAAACTATTATTTTTACTAATATCTGCATAATCATTTAAATTTATAAATGATTTTTTGTTCACATTTTTTGAACATGATATTAAAGCCACAGGTGAAACTAAAATAGGCAAAGATAATGTTATAGAAAAAAATAATTTAAATATTTTCATATAAGAAATTATAGTTAAATTAATAAATAAAGCAACTAACACCAAAATAAAATATTTTAAACCAGAAATAAATTGTTTATCATATTTTTCGCTACATATTTTTAGTTTTTTTGTTAACCAATCTTCTTCAATAAAATATTATTTTCAAAATATATTTCATGGTTGAGCTCTATTAATTTTTAATTTCAGTTGATATATGTAATTTTTATAAGTGTTTATTTAATAAAAAATAACTTTTGCATAAAATTAGTAAATTAATTAAATTTTATTTTATAAATTACATTTAACAAAATAAAATTACTAACTTGTAAGTAAAAATATCTCATAAATAAAACAACATAGTTGTAAAACATTCTATCTTATAACTATTAATTCATTATCTTTGAATATTACATTTTCAAAATTAAGAAGCTCGATTGACATGTGAAGTGCAACACTCAAAAAAGAGTGTGCACTTCATTTGTTTTGTTTGTAAGTGTTCACTAATAAAAAGATAATGAATATTAGGAGTGCTTATGAAAACTTATAAACATTTAACAAAAGAAGAAAGATGCTTAATTTATTTTCTTTGAAATAAAGAAAAATATTCTATGAATAAGATTGCAAAAATCTTAAATAAAAACAAATCAACAATATCAAGAGAATTAAAAAGAAACACATCTTCAACAGGGATTTATTATTCATCAACTGCTCACAAAAAATACATTAGAAGAAAATCAAATTGTCATATGTTTTTTATGTTGAAGTACAAAAACTTCACAGATCTTTTTATTCAAAAATTTAATCCTAAATCTCATGGTGTAGAAGCTACAATTTTTTGAATAAAAGAAAACTATCCATTAGTTAAAGTTCCAAGTGCTAGGCAAGTATTTAGATGAATCAATAGCAAGATTTGAAAGATACAAAGAAGAGATTGTTTAAGAAGAAAATATGTTAAAGGGAAAAGAAGAAAAATAGGTATATTTTCTAAAATTGATGGAAAATACTGCATTCCTTATAGTCTAAGACCAGAAAAGATAAACAATAGAAAAGAATTTGGACATTGAGAAGCTGATCTAATAGTTAGTAAAAGGCAAAGTGGTTATTACCACTTATTGACATTAGTGGAAAGAAAAACAAGGTTGGCAATTATTAGAAAAATAAAAGGGAAGAACGCTAGATCAATGATGGCTAAAATGTATACCATTATTCGAGATGAAAAACTCCCAATAAAAAGCATCACTGTTGATAATGGGTTAGAGTTTCAAATGATGGGAATAACTGCAAAACAATTCAACTTTAAAGTTTATTATTGCCAACCTTATTCTTCATTTCAAAGAGGGTCCAACGAGAACATAAATGGGATAGTTAGAAGATGATATAAAAAAGGAACTGACTTCAGTTTAGTAAGTGAAGATAAAATAAAAACTCTTGAATGAAAAGTAAACAACATCCCAAGAAAAATGTTTGGTTATAAAACAGCTTACCAAATGTATCAAGAAAATATTTAAAACAAAAAAACTCTCAACTTATATTTCAAAGTCGAGAGTTTAATGTAACATTGAAGTGTTGCACTTCACATGTCAGTTAGGGAAAGTAGATAAAACCGTATTTTTCTTTACCATCTTTTCTCCTAAAAACAATAAATATAAAAAAATTGTATACAATATTTAAATTTTTATTAAAAATAATTAATAATATAGGTAATTATAATATTTTTTTAATTAAAAGAGTAAAGAAAAATACGGTTAATTCTGCCAAAAAAATAATCGTTTGGGCTCTATACGATGATGCAGAATCTTCTTATAAAAAAGCTATAAAAAAATATTTTCATGGAAAAATAGAAGTTCATTCAATTGGAATTAATAATATCTCTTTTAAAGAAAAAGAGAATTATTTTTATCACAAAATAGATTTATCTCTTAATAATCATGAGTTAATAAATGAACTTAAAAAATTACCACATCCTGATGTAATATTAGCGTCTCCTCCTTGTGAATCATGAAGTGGAGCCGATTGTAATGGAAAAATGTTTAGATCAATAAACAAAAATTTTGAGTGAATTGTAAAAAATAGAATTTATTATGATGAGTACAAAAAAAATTGTCATCCTGTTAAAAAAAGATATTTTGCTCAAAAAGAAAGAGGTCGAATATTAGGAGAATCAACAATTGGTGGAACAATAGAAATAATTGAATATTTTAATCCAAAAGTTTGAATTATTGAAAATCCTAAGACATCAAAAACTTGAGAATTCCAGCTTAATCATTGAGATTTCCCAAGAAATAAAAAATATTACATGAATTCAACATTTTACTCATCATATGATGAAAATTTTTCAGCAAAACCAACAATTTTTAAAAGTAACATCAAATTAAATTTGAAAGAAAATAAAGTATCAGGTAATAAAAATCATATGGCAAAAGGTTCTTATTCAAGAAGAAGCTCAATCCCAGAATTGTTAATAAAAGATATAATTTCACAAATTATGGAGAATGATTATGGAAAATAATTATAAAAATAATTCATTTTCAAAACATATAATAAAAAAATTTGATGTAATTTATAACTTATTTCTAAAAACTGAATTAATAAATAATGCTAATTCAGAAAATGAAAAAAAGATGATAAAAAATATGGTGCCTAAAATTTGAAATATGGACACACAAATTTTAACAATTCTTAATGTTTTTTTTGAAAAAATATTAAATGTTGGATTTCAAAAAAATGATGTTTACAAACTAAATATAGTTAAAAATCAGAATGGATATAAATTAATATTTAATAATGAAAATATAACTCCTACAAGCTCAAAAAATAAAGATGAAGTAGCAAAAAACACAATGTTTCAATATGTTAGAGTTTTGTCATTTTTCAAAGTTATTATAATTAAAGATTATGAAAACTTGTCTAGATTCTTTAGTTCCAAATTAGATGATAATAAAAATTATGAGGTTTTATTAAGCAGTGAATTTAAATTAATTTATTTAAGTGGTAGTGTTAATGAATGAATGACTTTGGGAATTGTTTATGATTTTATAATCAAAGGAATCAAAGACAATAATAAAGATATTATGAATATGGCATTTTCATTTTTTGTTAGTACTGTTTATTTTTTAGATAAAAACAAAATAATTTTTAATAATCAAAATGATCCCAAATGATCTTGTATAAAACATTTAAAAAACAAAAAAATAAATAATATAGGATACAATAACGAAATTGATAAATTTAAAATAATATACAAAATTTTATCTGAAACTTATATTCAATTAGTTAAAAAAACAAAATCATTAATAGAATTTAATATTAATAGCAATAATAATTGAATAATAAATAATGAAAATTATGATTTCCGTGAAAATTTAGATAATATAGTTTTACACAAATTTTTAGATGATATATTATTTTTGTTATTTGACAAAAATGAAACTAATTTTATTATTGACACAAATTATAATATGCATAAAGAATTTGTAGATGTTATTCAACTTAATAATGATATAGAAAGGTGTAGACAAAAATTAAGAGAAAATATTTTAAAAAATAGAAACAAAAATAATGACACATATTATAGTGATATTGAATCTTCATCTAATGAATTCAATTATTTACCAGATGCTATTGAACAAATGGAAGCGGCACACATTTTACCTGTTAGTGATATAAAACTAAAAATAAAAAACAATCCAAAACAAAAAGAAGAATATTTAAGTTTGTTATCTAATGAAAATAATGGCATAATAATTGACCATGTATATCATGA
This genomic window contains:
- a CDS encoding IgG-blocking protein M encodes the protein MKKKFKILLTSASVIAMGAGVGVYVATTNTQNTSVNVNNNENINYKTNGTVVTGDKLTFSAVVQQNSNISTQAFISDGTKPVGTYNKEINLGKDSITPKYTSGYVETYLESGDTVSRYSSSEYHNNRTLMPILDTKEHYYTSERTYSEIQKGIYRGWEISTPSINYGEKFSYNASAVLKTVFKQLKQETVSAVQFNLGLSDTSIESINSFLKTNSDIQFVTIKGISQDTDLSKLVLPESVQKLTLLGQRNTINDLKLPSELQEIEIYLGSSLKSIDPLIFPKSANIISDVVMNNTSSVFTEIKLSDSTIDNNSPKLQEAIDDVYTYRIKERAFQGLVPGGYIASWDLTGTKVTSFNNVNIPPLNDGTGRFYIAHVEVKTDGNFGNSQNESIGSKPSNDSQINDWFDWGGGWQKVQEVVVSSSENVSLETATQEIMGFIAKYPNVKKINIVNVKLTDGSTHEQLKDNVIKAITAKYGEESQYKDIEFVLPETVPSPVA
- a CDS encoding IS30 family transposase, with the translated sequence MKTYKHLTKEERCLIYFLWNKEKYSMNKIAKILNKNKSTISRELKRNTSSTGIYYSSTAHKKYIRRKSNCHMFFMLKYKNFTDLFIQKFNPKSHGVEATIFWIKENYPLVKVPSARQVFRWINSKIWKIQRRDCLRRKYVKGKRRKIGIFSKIDGKYCIPYSLRPEKINNRKEFGHWEADLIVSKRQSGYYHLLTLVERKTRLAIIRKIKGKNARSMMAKMYTIIRDEKLPIKSITVDNGLEFQMMGITAKQFNFKVYYCQPYSSFQRGSNENINGIVRRWYKKGTDFSLVSEDKIKTLEWKVNNIPRKMFGYKTAYQMYQENI
- a CDS encoding 1-phosphofructokinase; this encodes MIYTITFSPSIDYVIKSNKEFNSYGLNRINDFDIFCGGKGINASVVLKRIGFDSRVITFTGGKTKNFFYDLLKQENLEVINFEVEDNTRINVKYFGDNNSFEINGPRTNISENRINELLAFISCFNKDDIVFIMGVCKQDHLIKLVDALNKNNVEFVLDVDLENNLEVLKYKPFIIKPNVDELQRMLNITINSENDILNSMKKLISLGCKNVMVSNGKDGSYLLTKNNTFYKVKIDEIQGIKSTVGAGDTLISSFVCLYKNTNNVYDSLLKATSLSIGTSCSMWLAKNEDIDKFKNKIKIYKNI
- a CDS encoding PTS fructose transporter subunit IIABC; this encodes MDIKDFLKDDLFIINETFKDKKEALTFFSNVLKEKGYALDSKIVLEKAMARENEFSTGIGNKIAIPHIRDNVMKTPVILFAKVKPMDWQSLDGQKVEVIFFIALDQNSGENSHLEVIANLSRRFMDESFIDNLLKINTFKELITLLSNDNQNTKNNESDKNANTQENVYDVVAITACPTGIAHTFMAAQSLEKAAKEMGIKIKVETQGTEGPKNVLTQEEINNAKGVIIAVDKVVDLSRFSGKENVLEMGTKAVIKDPKKEINRILNKEGKTMSGSKHASNPSSKFDDSSDMMSFKGFGKRIYKGIMNGVSYMLPFVVFGGIMIALAFLIDINNAGNDFYGEVNDAAKWFKRLGGISFDLLVPILCAYMCFGLVGKFGLLPGFVCGFISNGKFLFNIDIEKGTVDWFANSEVSSGFFGAIGGAILTSVIIIVLCKYVFVKLPQSLNGIKNILFIPLIGTLLIAAIFWICNIPLIFLNWGFSKLLSLINSQSYLLPLLGLLIGIMMAFDLGGPINKAAYLFSIATLQDNSINTGNGTVAMAASMASGMVPPLGIALAATFFKNIFDKEQRQAALTNYIMGISFVSEGAIPFTAEKPKVMIPANIVGGAITGLLVGSFQITLNAPHGGVFVFPLVQTSLFGVVNKSIAIGAGIGLYLVSIIVGSLISMLIIWILNRTLTKKQDPIKKDEKVEQSAIKPFWKINKKDNQSSKFSVKNYFYKENNQKWYIQ
- a CDS encoding transglutaminase domain-containing protein, which gives rise to MKIFKLFFSITLSLPILVSPVALISCSKNVNKKSFINLNDYADISKNNSLTGRIQSNKNYSFDEIKEIGKNFVNSLNYDFKKELVIQVVNNYFKTYINSKGSTIQKTIPKIETNGNVLTISYDLIYIKEFNTSLIFEKRSKGDIEEYIVTFDLNNLTIYPYINTSLTNYLSFKFKPNTFVKKFKKSNSKNYEYQIQDNTIEFNTDNQQVTYLNKEYYLSLDFNNSLNSINLNEKIKNSYLYNKSNEIEKSFYLETIKLLENRENNLYFAVDQVDSYYPKLTTSGLKLQGIIEQKTNIDIKLINQKFLNNLSQELITLYNFPATINCANNGKYNFIYIEPSNSTPIKTILPENNDGKIIDLETNQNYKNNYYSFLFPNDSYKNLINVKNKINNVLSKNVEWINNEFNTSFTFNSIDSNFKEFNDKLSVEQKVYLIYKLLLPEVSYGQLNQNSSNIIGFIENKVLCQGYAMTFSYIANIFNIQNVYITGYVYTNAVPGQSDSSGLHAWNAIYDNEKWTWFDPTWDDSLFASSSYKYDYFMLPKNKFFSDKSHINITNWDNGNFLDFYK
- a CDS encoding IS30 family transposase, with the translated sequence MKTYKHLTKEERCLIYFLWNKEKYSMNKIAKILNKNKSTISRELKRNTSSTGIYYSSTAHKKYIRRKSNCHMFFMLKYKNFTDLFIQKFNPKSHGVEATIFWIKENYPLVKVPSARQVFRWINSKIWKIQRRDCLRRKYVKGKRRKIGIFSKIDGKYCIPYSLRPEKINNRKEFGHWEADLIVSKRQSGYYHLLTLVERKTRLAIIRKIKGKNARSMMAKMYTIIRDEKLPIKSITVDNGLEFQMMGITAKQFNFKVYYCQPYSSFQRGSNENINGIVRRWYKKGTDFSLVSEDKIKTLEWKVNNIPRKMFGYKTAYQMYQENI
- a CDS encoding DNA methyltransferase produces the protein MYTIFKFLLKIINNIGNYNIFLIKRVKKNTVNSAKKIIVWALYDDAESSYKKAIKKYFHGKIEVHSIGINNISFKEKENYFYHKIDLSLNNHELINELKKLPHPDVILASPPCESWSGADCNGKMFRSINKNFEWIVKNRIYYDEYKKNCHPVKKRYFAQKERGRILGESTIGGTIEIIEYFNPKVWIIENPKTSKTWEFQLNHWDFPRNKKYYMNSTFYSSYDENFSAKPTIFKSNIKLNLKENKVSGNKNHMAKGSYSRRSSIPELLIKDIISQIMENDYGK